Proteins from a single region of Syntrophobacterales bacterium:
- the bioD gene encoding dethiobiotin synthase — protein sequence MRTFFVTGTDTGTGKTLVSASLAAFFSLRTGLRVGVMKPFETGLPSDRTELFPCDAKSLKDASGSTDNLALINPCTFELPLAPETAAQLNGKTIDLAVIDRAYEKIVRTHDITIVEGAGGILVPILEGFFFADLIARWALATVVVGRLGLGSINHTLLTCRVLQARGIRIIGVILNDTEGTDDVASRTNPDIIRKYLNVPILGVVPYFKTSEREGLDRETLAAIPASHLDTKAIYDGATLQSP from the coding sequence ATGAGAACTTTTTTTGTAACAGGAACGGACACCGGGACAGGCAAGACACTTGTATCCGCCAGTCTGGCCGCGTTTTTCTCACTCAGGACAGGCTTGCGCGTGGGTGTCATGAAGCCCTTTGAGACAGGGTTGCCTTCAGACCGGACAGAACTGTTCCCGTGCGACGCAAAATCTCTCAAGGATGCCTCGGGGAGTACCGATAACCTTGCCCTCATAAACCCCTGCACTTTCGAACTACCGCTTGCTCCGGAAACGGCCGCTCAACTTAACGGAAAGACCATAGACCTTGCGGTTATTGACCGGGCGTACGAGAAAATTGTCAGGACCCATGACATAACCATTGTTGAGGGGGCGGGAGGGATCCTCGTACCCATTCTGGAAGGGTTCTTCTTCGCAGACCTTATCGCGAGATGGGCATTAGCCACAGTTGTGGTCGGGAGGCTTGGCTTGGGATCAATAAACCATACGCTTTTGACGTGCCGTGTCCTTCAGGCCCGGGGGATCAGGATTATCGGGGTGATTCTGAATGATACAGAAGGAACGGATGATGTGGCCTCACGAACGAACCCGGACATAATAAGGAAATACCTGAATGTTCCAATCCTCGGGGTGGTTCCGTACTTCAAGACTTCGGAACGGGAGGGTCTAGACAGGGAAACGCTCGCTGCTATCCCGGCCTCCCATTTAGATACCAAAGCTATTTACGACGGAGCGACGCTCCAATCTCCTTAA
- a CDS encoding Crp/Fnr family transcriptional regulator yields the protein MDKIAHFISNVTLFSGLPESQIGELSKIAETSTYKKGEGIFSEGDSADGLYILFTGLVKVYKLSMEGKEQILHIIGPGEPFGEVAVFLGASFPAYAEALEESKTVFFPRTAFVRLITKDPYLAMNMLAVFSQRLKYFTRLIEDLSLKEVPQRFASYLLYGNEETEKTHIQLNITKGQLASLLGTIPETLSRILAKMASENLITVQGRKITVLDRPTLEDIVSGKRSLA from the coding sequence ATGGATAAGATAGCTCATTTCATTTCAAACGTTACTCTCTTCAGTGGATTGCCTGAGTCACAAATAGGCGAACTGTCCAAGATTGCGGAAACCAGTACCTATAAAAAGGGAGAAGGTATATTTTCGGAAGGTGATTCGGCAGATGGCCTCTATATACTTTTTACCGGGCTGGTAAAGGTATACAAACTCTCCATGGAAGGAAAAGAACAGATCCTTCATATTATCGGACCCGGCGAGCCTTTCGGCGAGGTAGCCGTATTCTTAGGCGCCTCTTTCCCGGCATATGCGGAGGCCCTGGAAGAGAGTAAAACCGTATTTTTTCCAAGGACTGCCTTTGTGAGGCTGATTACGAAAGATCCGTACCTCGCCATGAACATGCTTGCTGTATTCTCCCAGAGGCTCAAGTATTTTACACGCCTCATCGAAGACCTCTCTTTAAAAGAAGTACCCCAGAGGTTCGCTTCATATCTTCTTTACGGAAACGAGGAGACTGAAAAGACACATATCCAGCTCAACATCACGAAAGGCCAACTGGCCAGTCTTCTTGGTACCATACCCGAGACACTTTCCCGCATTCTTGCAAAAATGGCGTCTGAAAACCTCATAACGGTTCAAGGAAGAAAAATAACGGTACTGGACAGACCCACCCTGGAGGACATTGTCTCGGGAAAACGGTCACTGGCCTAA
- a CDS encoding pyridoxal phosphate-dependent aminotransferase, whose amino-acid sequence MKYDFDRIVERKNTDSIKWQRYGNDVIPAWVADMDFVSPEPIIRALHERVDHRIFGYSKPRDELVNVILERLKRLYEWDVLAEQIIFVPGVVTGLNFVFQLFAGPGNGVLVQPPVYSHFITDPVLRGQTLIDPPLIKKGDTYEIDFDAFEKAITSRTKIYVLSNPHNPVGRVFLRDELERLAEICFRHNILICADEIHCDLIYKGFRHLPIATLGQEVADRTITFMSPSKTFNLAGLSCSFAIIANPCLREAWVRGSQGLMPFVNVMGLTAAMAGYKDGQEWLDQCLSYLQGNRDFLAAYVRKRLPSLSMTRMEGTYLAWLDCRQSGIPGNPFHFFLKNAGVALNSGVECGRGGEGFVRLNFACPRKTLADILERMASALNGL is encoded by the coding sequence ATGAAATACGATTTTGACCGGATTGTTGAGAGAAAAAATACGGACAGTATTAAATGGCAAAGGTATGGCAATGACGTTATTCCTGCGTGGGTGGCCGACATGGATTTTGTTTCCCCTGAGCCGATTATCCGTGCCCTGCATGAACGAGTGGATCACAGGATCTTCGGATATTCGAAGCCTCGAGATGAACTTGTAAACGTTATCCTGGAACGCCTCAAAAGACTCTATGAGTGGGATGTGCTTGCGGAGCAGATCATATTTGTGCCCGGTGTGGTGACCGGTCTCAATTTCGTATTTCAGCTTTTCGCAGGTCCCGGGAATGGCGTATTGGTCCAGCCGCCAGTTTATTCACATTTTATTACCGATCCGGTGCTTCGGGGCCAGACACTGATTGACCCTCCGTTGATAAAAAAAGGGGATACGTACGAAATTGATTTTGATGCGTTTGAAAAGGCGATAACCTCCCGGACTAAAATTTATGTGCTCAGCAATCCGCACAACCCTGTGGGCCGTGTTTTTCTAAGGGATGAATTGGAGCGACTTGCTGAGATTTGCTTTCGCCACAATATTCTTATCTGCGCTGACGAGATCCACTGCGACCTTATTTATAAGGGCTTCCGGCACCTTCCAATCGCCACTCTAGGCCAGGAGGTGGCCGACAGGACCATTACCTTTATGTCGCCGAGCAAGACGTTCAACCTGGCCGGGTTGAGCTGCTCCTTTGCAATTATCGCGAATCCTTGTCTGCGTGAGGCTTGGGTCAGAGGCAGCCAGGGGCTAATGCCGTTTGTCAATGTCATGGGCCTCACCGCAGCCATGGCGGGTTACAAGGACGGACAGGAGTGGCTGGATCAGTGCCTCTCATACCTGCAGGGCAACAGGGATTTTTTGGCTGCCTATGTGCGCAAAAGACTTCCCTCTCTAAGTATGACACGCATGGAAGGTACCTATCTTGCATGGCTCGACTGTAGGCAATCAGGAATACCAGGTAATCCTTTTCATTTTTTTCTCAAAAACGCCGGTGTGGCGCTTAATAGCGGTGTTGAATGCGGCCGCGGCGGAGAAGGTTTCGTGAGGCTTAACTTTGCATGTCCCAGAAAGACCCTGGCCGATATCCTTGAGCGTATGGCCAGTGCATTAAATGGGTTGTAA
- a CDS encoding NAD-dependent deacylase translates to MEKLREIADLIRDKEYVVAFTGAGISVDSGIPAFRGGQGLWEKYDPMDYAHISAFMSNPERVWTMLREMSEVILEAQPSPAHMALGGLEKKGFLKGVITQNVDGLHQIAGNNNVIEYHGNHRWLVCMNCSMKYALLPELVSIMPYPVCEKCKTALKPSVVFFGEGIPAMEMRRANDEAHRCKVLLIMGTSGVVYPAAEIPYASKLQGAVIVEINVSATPFTSSITDHFLKGNVSEIMPKIVELL, encoded by the coding sequence GTGGAGAAGCTCAGGGAGATAGCTGATCTGATCAGGGATAAGGAGTATGTTGTTGCCTTTACCGGAGCAGGTATCTCCGTGGATAGTGGCATACCGGCTTTCAGGGGTGGACAAGGGCTCTGGGAAAAATACGATCCAATGGATTATGCCCATATCAGCGCGTTCATGTCGAACCCTGAGCGGGTTTGGACTATGCTCAGGGAGATGTCAGAGGTGATACTTGAGGCTCAGCCGAGCCCGGCGCACATGGCGCTCGGCGGCCTCGAAAAAAAAGGCTTTCTCAAGGGGGTCATAACACAGAATGTCGACGGTCTCCACCAGATTGCGGGCAACAACAATGTCATAGAGTATCACGGCAATCACAGATGGCTTGTATGTATGAACTGCTCCATGAAGTATGCCCTCTTGCCGGAGCTTGTTTCTATTATGCCTTATCCAGTCTGCGAGAAATGCAAAACGGCGCTGAAACCATCCGTGGTTTTTTTTGGAGAAGGCATCCCTGCAATGGAAATGAGAAGGGCGAACGACGAGGCACACAGATGTAAGGTACTCCTTATTATGGGGACATCGGGCGTTGTGTACCCAGCCGCCGAGATACCCTATGCGTCCAAATTGCAGGGAGCCGTCATAGTTGAGATCAACGTTTCGGCTACGCCTTTTACCTCTTCCATTACGGATCATTTCTTGAAGGGGAACGTGTCCGAGATAATGCCGAAAATCGTCGAGCTTCTTTGA
- the purE gene encoding 5-(carboxyamino)imidazole ribonucleotide mutase, whose protein sequence is MTIPKVLILIGSESDLSVVEEAAKLLKEVGVDVKLDISSAHRNPEKTVDYAKNARSDGFEVIIAAAGLAAHLPGVVASHTTLPVIGIPMAGGALNGVDAVLSILQMPKGVPVATVGINAARNAAILASEILSIKYEAVRHNLEKLRVAMRKESDEKSAQLRNYLKD, encoded by the coding sequence ATGACGATACCCAAAGTCCTCATCCTCATAGGCAGCGAAAGCGACCTCTCTGTCGTTGAAGAAGCAGCGAAACTGCTGAAAGAGGTTGGGGTGGACGTGAAACTCGATATATCTTCCGCTCACAGAAATCCGGAAAAGACCGTCGATTATGCAAAGAATGCGCGTTCCGACGGCTTTGAAGTGATTATCGCCGCAGCTGGCTTGGCGGCCCACCTGCCGGGTGTAGTTGCCTCCCACACCACGTTGCCCGTTATCGGAATTCCCATGGCTGGAGGCGCCTTAAACGGCGTGGACGCAGTTCTCTCCATTCTGCAGATGCCCAAAGGCGTACCTGTGGCTACCGTGGGTATCAATGCGGCGCGAAATGCGGCAATTCTTGCATCCGAGATACTCTCCATAAAATATGAGGCGGTGCGTCACAATCTTGAAAAACTCAGAGTGGCGATGAGGAAAGAAAGTGACGAAAAATCCGCCCAGCTCAGGAATTACCTGAAAGATTGA
- a CDS encoding redox-sensing transcriptional repressor Rex, with the protein MTKDSKENNFNKKVSKMAKYAKVPEATIRRLSSYLKCLEDLESRNEKVSSSALLASMCNVNAAQVRKDFAYFGEFGVRGMGYNVKELKFNIKEVLGVNREWKIGVIGIGNMGSALLVYKDFLKQNYKIVAAFDIDPVKVVGHISERMGRPVEILHVDRLKEVVKTRGVEIGIITTPPGEAQKVANLLVDANVKGILNFSPSSVTVPKNVKLRNLFFTSALDNLVYYLCN; encoded by the coding sequence ATGACAAAAGATAGCAAGGAAAACAATTTTAACAAAAAGGTGTCAAAAATGGCAAAATATGCGAAAGTTCCGGAGGCTACCATACGGAGGCTTTCGAGCTACCTGAAATGCTTGGAGGATCTTGAGTCGAGAAATGAAAAAGTCTCCTCAAGCGCACTTCTTGCAAGCATGTGTAACGTGAACGCCGCCCAGGTAAGGAAGGACTTTGCTTATTTCGGGGAATTCGGTGTCCGGGGTATGGGATATAACGTGAAGGAACTGAAGTTCAACATTAAGGAGGTATTGGGCGTAAACAGGGAATGGAAAATAGGTGTCATAGGTATCGGCAATATGGGTAGCGCCCTTCTCGTGTACAAGGACTTTCTGAAACAGAATTACAAGATAGTGGCAGCCTTTGATATCGACCCTGTAAAAGTGGTAGGCCATATTTCAGAGAGAATGGGGAGGCCTGTGGAGATACTGCATGTAGACAGGCTGAAAGAAGTAGTGAAGACGAGAGGTGTGGAGATAGGCATCATCACGACTCCTCCAGGCGAGGCCCAGAAAGTTGCGAATCTGCTTGTGGATGCCAATGTGAAAGGCATTCTCAACTTTTCACCTTCCTCTGTTACCGTCCCCAAGAATGTGAAGCTGAGAAATCTTTTTTTTACGTCGGCCCTCGACAATCTCGTCTATTATCTTTGCAACTGA
- a CDS encoding pyridoxal phosphate-dependent aminotransferase, translating into MAESMKSSSWIRAMFEESERLKKEFGPENVFDFTLGNPIAEPPKALKEELARICSPATIGMHRYMANSGYEEVREEIAEFHREKTGLDFTASHIIMTMGAAGGINVAFKTLLDPGDEVIVLCPYFVEFRFYITNHGGIVKLVDVKDDFHLDIEKIRETITDKTKAIIVNSPHNPTGVVYDEKELKELAALLMERRRKGQRITVISDEAYRKIIYDNITFPDFFKIYDDVVTVTSHSKDLALPGERIGYIAISPLLRNAKTFIDAAIFSNRILGFINAPAIMQRLVGRFQKNSVDIMDYQKKRDAIYEILVEAGFEIIKPMGAFYAFPKSPIPDDIEFVKTMQKHRVLGVPGTGFGKGGYFRLAYCVDMEVIEGSRKCFKEIGASLRRK; encoded by the coding sequence ATCGCTGAATCAATGAAAAGCTCCTCTTGGATCAGGGCTATGTTTGAGGAGAGCGAGAGATTAAAAAAAGAGTTCGGCCCCGAGAATGTTTTTGATTTTACCCTCGGCAACCCTATCGCCGAGCCTCCTAAAGCGCTCAAGGAAGAACTTGCGAGGATCTGCTCACCCGCCACGATCGGCATGCACCGGTACATGGCCAACAGCGGATACGAAGAGGTACGAGAGGAGATAGCGGAATTCCATCGCGAAAAGACCGGTCTCGACTTCACGGCAAGTCATATTATTATGACCATGGGCGCGGCTGGAGGAATCAATGTTGCCTTTAAAACCCTCCTTGACCCAGGGGACGAGGTAATCGTGCTGTGCCCCTATTTTGTAGAGTTCAGGTTCTATATAACAAACCACGGCGGCATTGTAAAACTGGTGGATGTGAAGGATGATTTCCACCTCGACATAGAGAAGATCAGGGAAACAATCACCGATAAAACAAAGGCAATCATAGTAAACTCCCCTCACAATCCCACGGGAGTAGTATACGATGAGAAAGAGCTTAAAGAACTGGCAGCCCTACTGATGGAAAGAAGGCGCAAAGGACAGCGCATTACAGTCATATCGGACGAAGCGTACAGGAAGATCATTTATGACAATATCACCTTCCCCGACTTCTTCAAAATCTATGACGACGTCGTCACTGTGACATCCCATTCTAAAGACCTCGCCCTGCCTGGAGAGAGGATCGGCTACATCGCCATATCGCCCTTGCTGAGGAATGCAAAAACCTTCATTGATGCAGCGATATTTTCCAATCGCATCCTCGGGTTCATCAACGCCCCCGCTATAATGCAGCGTCTCGTGGGCAGGTTCCAGAAGAACAGCGTGGATATTATGGACTACCAGAAAAAGCGTGACGCAATTTATGAAATCCTCGTAGAAGCGGGATTCGAAATAATAAAGCCAATGGGAGCCTTCTACGCCTTCCCTAAGTCTCCCATACCCGATGACATAGAGTTTGTGAAGACCATGCAGAAGCACCGCGTGTTAGGCGTCCCGGGAACAGGCTTCGGTAAAGGCGGCTACTTCAGATTGGCCTACTGTGTGGATATGGAGGTAATAGAGGGCTCCCGGAAATGTTTTAAGGAGATTGGAGCGTCGCTCCGTCGTAAATAG
- a CDS encoding pyridoxal phosphate-dependent aminotransferase, translated as MIISKEIQRLIEDQEGWTRRMFEEGIRIKKLYGEDSVYDFSLGNPDTEPPEVLSKALIDAVTHPTAGMHRYMPNSGYEEVRTDIANYLREERGLPFTSAHVFMTAGCAGGLNMILRSILDQGDEVIIPSPFFWEFKNYIKNAEGISRFVETKEDFQLDIGKIEEAITPKTRAILINSPNNPTGAVYNEESLKELAALLNEKREQGQDIFIVSDDAYRKIVYDGNKLPNLFAIYDLVLAVTSHSKDLALPGERIGYIAISPKIEEFQLFVSALTITIRTLGFVNAPALFQRIVGKFQQYSVSIADYEKKRDVLYNTLVEAGFECVKPTGAFYMFPKSPIPDELEFVRALQQEERIMVVPGRGFGRAGYFRIAYCVPLEKILGSINGFTRIGKRYL; from the coding sequence ATGATCATTTCCAAAGAGATTCAAAGACTGATAGAGGACCAAGAGGGTTGGACCAGAAGGATGTTTGAGGAGGGTATCAGGATAAAGAAACTCTACGGGGAAGACAGCGTGTATGATTTCTCTCTGGGCAACCCCGATACGGAGCCTCCGGAAGTATTAAGCAAGGCCTTGATAGATGCCGTCACCCATCCCACGGCAGGGATGCACCGATATATGCCAAACAGCGGCTATGAGGAAGTGAGGACGGATATAGCGAATTACCTTCGCGAAGAGCGTGGACTTCCTTTCACATCCGCCCACGTCTTCATGACCGCAGGATGCGCCGGTGGTCTTAACATGATTTTAAGGAGTATATTGGACCAGGGCGATGAGGTGATCATACCCAGTCCTTTTTTCTGGGAATTCAAGAACTACATCAAAAACGCAGAGGGCATTTCGCGGTTCGTCGAGACCAAGGAAGACTTTCAGCTTGATATTGGCAAGATTGAGGAGGCCATCACCCCAAAGACAAGGGCGATACTAATTAACAGTCCGAACAACCCCACGGGAGCCGTATATAATGAGGAAAGCTTGAAAGAACTGGCAGCTCTGCTCAACGAGAAGAGAGAGCAGGGTCAAGACATATTCATCGTCAGCGACGACGCTTACAGGAAGATTGTCTATGACGGAAACAAACTCCCTAACCTGTTTGCGATATACGACCTCGTATTGGCCGTAACCTCTCATTCCAAAGACCTCGCCCTGCCAGGGGAAAGGATCGGATATATTGCGATCTCACCGAAGATTGAGGAATTCCAGCTCTTCGTCTCCGCCCTTACGATCACTATACGCACACTCGGATTTGTCAACGCCCCAGCCCTCTTTCAGAGAATTGTGGGCAAATTCCAACAATACTCCGTAAGCATAGCTGATTACGAGAAAAAGAGAGATGTCCTCTACAATACCCTCGTTGAAGCCGGTTTCGAGTGCGTAAAACCTACCGGCGCCTTCTACATGTTTCCCAAGTCGCCCATACCAGATGAACTTGAATTCGTGAGGGCTCTCCAACAGGAGGAAAGAATAATGGTTGTCCCCGGAAGGGGTTTCGGCAGGGCTGGCTATTTCAGGATTGCCTACTGTGTTCCGCTTGAAAAGATTCTTGGTTCCATCAATGGATTCACCCGGATTGGAAAACGATATTTATAA
- a CDS encoding YtxH domain-containing protein encodes MAQNENNGFSAGSVLLSFFVGGLLGAGVALLLAPKSGKETRQQLKDLAEDVKTKADCYMEQMKEQASSVMEKGKDLLKEQKSIIASAVEAGKEAYTKEKDKLTKE; translated from the coding sequence ATGGCACAAAATGAAAATAATGGTTTCTCGGCAGGTTCAGTTCTCCTGTCATTTTTTGTGGGTGGTTTGCTTGGGGCAGGAGTTGCGCTCCTTCTGGCTCCAAAATCAGGAAAGGAGACGAGACAGCAGCTTAAAGACTTGGCGGAGGACGTAAAAACGAAAGCGGATTGTTATATGGAGCAGATGAAGGAACAAGCCTCTTCCGTGATGGAGAAGGGAAAGGACCTTCTAAAAGAACAGAAGTCCATTATTGCCTCCGCAGTTGAAGCAGGAAAAGAGGCCTATACAAAAGAAAAGGACAAGCTTACAAAAGAATAG
- a CDS encoding AI-2E family transporter, producing the protein MLPTNRNRFHNLALILVAVLLGYLTYKIMRPFILPIVWAIVLTIVFYPLYVLIRKVVKLKSVAVLCCIVAILVVLLGPFAYFSYVLTQEVMTLSAYFQTDSTNLVSSMFHNPLVNRIAHKVLAIFHMTEKDFTRTIVDNISEIGKQSMGIISTGLGNAVVTLANFIFMMLSVFFFLMEGPELVEQLNRFMPFSKRQRERLIDQTRDIVISTIYGGVTIAVIQGLMGGVAFSLLGISSPVMWGLATCISSFIPLVGTFIVWGPAVIYLAFQGFYGNAIILFIVGFAGISAVDSFLRPLLIRGRIKLPTLVIFFSILGGVKLFGFVGFIMGPLVFALFISVIEMLRYTEKDVFKMRQQAVSEE; encoded by the coding sequence ATGCTACCGACCAATAGGAACAGGTTTCATAACCTCGCGCTCATCCTTGTGGCGGTTCTTCTCGGGTATCTGACCTATAAGATTATGAGACCCTTTATATTGCCCATCGTATGGGCAATAGTGCTGACGATAGTTTTTTACCCTCTCTACGTGCTTATCAGGAAGGTCGTGAAACTGAAGTCTGTGGCGGTGTTATGCTGTATAGTCGCCATTTTGGTTGTTCTCCTGGGGCCGTTTGCCTATTTTTCGTACGTTCTTACACAGGAGGTAATGACCCTCTCTGCCTATTTTCAAACCGACTCGACTAATCTCGTGAGCAGCATGTTCCATAATCCCTTGGTGAACAGGATCGCGCACAAGGTCCTTGCCATATTTCATATGACCGAGAAAGACTTCACGCGGACAATCGTCGACAATATATCGGAGATCGGGAAACAGTCAATGGGCATAATCAGCACCGGACTGGGCAATGCCGTCGTCACTCTCGCCAATTTTATATTTATGATGCTCTCCGTCTTCTTTTTCCTCATGGAGGGACCGGAACTGGTCGAACAGTTAAACAGGTTCATGCCGTTTTCCAAGAGGCAAAGGGAAAGGCTTATTGACCAGACTAGGGACATAGTTATATCCACGATTTACGGGGGTGTAACCATTGCGGTGATACAGGGCCTGATGGGGGGTGTAGCATTCTCTCTCCTGGGAATATCGTCTCCCGTTATGTGGGGGCTTGCCACGTGCATTTCCTCTTTTATACCTTTGGTCGGTACTTTTATTGTGTGGGGTCCGGCTGTTATATATCTCGCCTTTCAGGGATTTTACGGTAATGCGATAATTCTCTTTATCGTGGGTTTTGCCGGGATAAGCGCTGTGGACAGTTTTTTGAGACCCCTCCTTATTCGGGGGAGAATAAAACTGCCCACCCTTGTCATATTCTTCAGCATTCTGGGTGGTGTCAAATTGTTCGGATTTGTCGGTTTCATAATGGGCCCCCTGGTCTTCGCCCTCTTTATCTCCGTGATTGAAATGCTGCGGTACACTGAGAAAGATGTGTTCAAGATGAGGCAGCAGGCTGTGAGCGAGGAATAG
- a CDS encoding P1 family peptidase: MLNAITDIPGIKVGHASDFAGYTGCSVILLGSGAVCGIDIRGSAAGTRQVDALSVNHIVEEMHAIFLCGGSSFGLDAAGGVSRFLEENGVGFNVGVAMIPIVPTAVIFDLLFGDPKARPTEEMGYQACLAASETVEEGSVGAGTGATVGKLFEPARAMKGGVGTSSLVMPDGLVVGAFVVVNAFGDVIDNVTGKTIVGARKVVDSLEFANTVDSMWSGEVKKQFGLANTTLGVVATNARFRKREITKVAQMAQAGLIKTINPVHTTFDGDLLFAVSKGEMEADVNKVGVLSGFVVAEAIKRAVRKADGFGKIPAFKDIAKGWKTGK; this comes from the coding sequence ATGTTGAATGCCATTACAGATATACCGGGCATAAAGGTGGGGCATGCCTCCGATTTTGCAGGTTACACGGGATGTTCCGTAATCCTTTTGGGTTCGGGCGCTGTATGCGGGATTGACATCCGGGGGAGCGCTGCGGGAACCAGACAGGTAGACGCCCTGAGTGTGAACCATATTGTCGAAGAGATGCACGCGATTTTTTTGTGCGGCGGCAGTTCATTCGGTCTTGATGCCGCAGGCGGTGTCTCGCGGTTCCTGGAAGAAAACGGAGTTGGGTTTAATGTTGGAGTAGCTATGATCCCTATTGTGCCCACAGCTGTTATCTTTGATCTTCTCTTCGGCGATCCGAAAGCGAGGCCAACCGAAGAGATGGGGTACCAGGCATGCCTCGCGGCGTCCGAGACGGTAGAAGAGGGAAGTGTTGGCGCTGGAACCGGCGCCACGGTGGGCAAACTTTTTGAACCAGCCAGAGCTATGAAAGGGGGTGTGGGAACCAGCAGTCTCGTAATGCCCGATGGGCTTGTGGTGGGTGCTTTTGTGGTTGTTAACGCCTTCGGAGACGTCATAGATAATGTGACGGGAAAGACTATCGTGGGTGCGAGAAAAGTGGTGGATAGCCTGGAATTTGCGAATACTGTTGATTCCATGTGGTCCGGTGAAGTGAAAAAGCAGTTTGGTCTTGCCAACACAACCCTCGGCGTTGTAGCCACAAACGCCCGATTCCGAAAACGTGAGATTACGAAGGTTGCCCAGATGGCCCAGGCAGGACTCATCAAAACCATAAACCCTGTGCATACGACCTTTGACGGCGATCTCCTGTTCGCCGTTTCAAAAGGGGAAATGGAGGCTGATGTCAACAAAGTGGGGGTCTTGAGCGGATTCGTAGTTGCCGAGGCTATTAAGAGAGCGGTAAGGAAAGCTGACGGATTCGGAAAAATACCTGCTTTCAAGGATATCGCCAAAGGCTGGAAGACCGGCAAGTAA